In the genome of Aspergillus luchuensis IFO 4308 DNA, chromosome 2, nearly complete sequence, one region contains:
- the PDB1 gene encoding pyruvate dehydrogenase (acetyl-transferring) subunit E1 beta (COG:C;~EggNog:ENOG410PGHC;~InterPro:IPR029061,IPR027110,IPR033248,IPR009014, IPR005475;~PFAM:PF02779,PF02780;~go_function: GO:0003824 - catalytic activity [Evidence IEA];~go_function: GO:0004739 - pyruvate dehydrogenase (acetyl-transferring) activity [Evidence IEA];~go_process: GO:0006086 - acetyl-CoA biosynthetic process from pyruvate [Evidence IEA]) has protein sequence MAAPRLFRPAARLLSSRLTSAPLRPQTACAPSILRFRGYATESGTKEVTVRDALNEALAEELESNKKTFILGEEVAQYNGAYKVTRGLLDRFGPKRVIDTPITEAGFCGLAVGAALAGLHPICEFMTFNFAMQAIDQIINSAAKTHYMSGGIQPCNITFRGPNGFAAGVAAQHSQDYSAWYGSIPGLKVVAPWSSEDAKGLLKAAIRDPNPVVVLENELLYGQAFPMSEAAQKDDFVLPIGKAKIERPGKDLTIVTLSRCVGQSLNAAAELKQKYGVDAEVINLRSVKPLDVETIVQSLKKTGRIMCVESGFPMFGVSSEILALSMEYGFDYLTAPAVRVTGAEVPTPYAVGLENMSFPQEDTIVSQAAKLLRL, from the exons ATGGCTGCTCCCCGACTTTTCCGCCCAGCAGCTCGTCTGCTTTCTTCGCGCCTTACTTCGGCTCCCCTTCGCCCTCAGACCGCATGCGCGCCCTCAATCCTGCGCTTCCGGGGATATGCTACGGAATCTGGTACCAAGGAGGTCACTGTTCGTGATGCTCTGAACGAGGCGCTcgccgaggagctggagagcaACAAGAAGACTTTCATtcttggagaggaggttgcgCAGTACAACGGAGC TTACAAGGTAACGAGGGGTCTGTTGGACCGCTTCGGTCCCAAGCGGGTCATTGACACCCCCATCACGGAAGCCGGTTTCTGTGGTCTCGCCGTCGGTGCTGCTCTTGCTGGACTGCACCCCATT TGCGAGTTCATGACCTTCAACTTCGCCATGCAGGCTATCGATCAGATCATCAACTCTGCCGCCAAGACCCACTACATGTCTGGTGGTATCCAGCCCTGCAACATCACTTTCCGTGGACCGAACGGTTTCGCCGCTGGTGTTGCCGCCCAGCACTCCCAGGACTACTCTGCTTGGTACGGCAGTATCCCTGGTCTGAAGGTTGTGGCTCCCTGGAGCTCGGAGGATGCCAAGGGTCTGCTGAAGGCTGCCATCCGCGACCCTAACCCCGTTGTTGTCCTTGAGAACGA GCTGCTGTACGGTCAGGCCTTCCCCATGAGCGAGGCCGCTCAGAAGGATGACTTTGTTCTTCCTATTGGCAAGGCCAAGATTGAGCGCCCCGGAAAGGACTTGACCATCGTCACTCTCTCCCGCTGTGTTGGACAGTCGCTCAACGCTGCCGCTgagctgaagcagaagtACGGTGTTGATGCTGAGGTCATCAACCTTCGTTCCGTCAAGCCCCTCGACGTTGAGACTATCGTCCAGTCGCTCAAGAAGACCGGTCGCATCATGTGCGTCGAGTCCGGTTTCCCCATGTTCGGTGTCTCCTCCGAGATCCTCGCTCTCTCCATGGAATACGGTTTCGACTACCTGACTGCTCCCGCCGTCCGTGTTACTGGTGCCGAGGTCCCCACCCCCTACGCCGTTGGTCTCGAGAACATGAGCTTCCCCCAGGAGGACACCATCGTCAGCCAGGCTGCCAAGCTCTTGCGCCTGTAA